ATGACCGGCACGGACGAGGTGGCTCGGATCTGGCGGCACACCTCGGTGCCGGAGAGTCCGGGAAGCATCAGGTCGAGCAGCACGATGTCAGCGCCGTTGCGGTCGAACTCCTTCAACGCATCGGTGCCGTCCTCGGCGATGGCGACCTCGAAGCCCTCCTTGCGGAGCACGTAGGACAGCGCCTCGCTGTAGCTGGCTTCATCTTCGACGACGAGTACCCGGGTCACGGGCGTTCCTCCTTGCTCGTGCCGGTCTGACCGGCAGTTGGTAGGTGCTGGGGGAGCGTGAGGGTGAAGGTGGACCCTTGACCCTCTTGCGACCAGACCTTGACCTCGCCACCATGCGTGGCGGCGACGTGTTTGACGATCGAAAGGCCGAGCCCGGTGCCGCCGGTGGAGCGATGGCGGGCCGGATCGACACGGTAGAACCGCTCGAAGATCCGGTCGATCTCGGTCGACGGGATGCCGATGCCCTGGTCGACGACGGCGATCTCGACCGAGCCGTCGGTCGCGCGCGTCGAGACGGTCACCGTCGAGCCGGGTTCGGAGTAGGCGACGGCGTTGGAGACCAGGTTGGTGACCGCGGCCAGCACCTGCTCCTCGTTGCCGAAGACGTGCAGGCCGGCGGTGCCGGCGCTGACCACGTTGATGTTCTTGGCCTCGGCGTCGACGGTCGAGCTGTCGACGGAGGAGGCGATGACCTTGTCGACGTCGACCGCGACCGGCGTCTCCAACGGCTCGTCGCCCTGCAGCCGGGAGAGCTCGATGATCTGCTGGACCAGCGCGGTCAGGCGCTCGGACTCGGTGATCATCCGGTTGGAGAAGCGGCGTACGGCATCGGGGTCGCCGGAGGCTTCGGTGACCGCGTCGGCGAGCACCCGGATCGCGCCGACCGGCGTCTTGAGCTCATGGCTCACGTTGGCGACGAAGTCGCGGCGCACGGCCTCCACGCGGCGCTCGCGGGTGCGGTCCTCGACCAGCGCGAGGCAGAGGCGGGTGCCGAGCGGCGCGACGCGGGCGGTGACGTGTCGCGAGGCCCCGTTGGCGCGCGAGATCACCAGCTCGGTCTCGCGGATCTGGCCGTCGCGGCGCACGCCGTGGACTAGCTCGGAGAGCTCGGGCGAGACCAGCGAGGTGCCGCGCACCAGCCCGAGGGCGTACGCCGGGGCGCTGGCCTTGAGCACCGTGTCGTCCTCGTCGACGACGACCGCGCTGCTGCGCAGCACCGAGAGGACCGCGGCCACCTCGGAGGGGACCTTCGGGGGATCCGCGTCAGGCGTGCGTCGACGGGAGCGCTCGCTCATCGCCCATGCAAGCACCGCCGCTCCGGCGACGACCGCGCCGAGGAGCGCAGCAAGAAAGGCCTGCGTCGTCGAGTCCACACGATCAGGGTAATCCCATCAAACACCCTCATCCCTACCCGTGGACGCGATCGCGCCGAACGTTCACCACGGGTTCACTCTGTGGGGGATGTAGTACACGTCGGGTGTCTACGATCGGTTCATGCGTGCTGCTTTCCATGACGACCTCGATGCCATCTTCACCGACCTGACCAGCGTCTGCGAGCTGGTCTCCGTCGCCGTGCGCGACGCCACCGCGGCTCTTCTCGAGGCCCGCAGCGACCTTGCCGAGCAGGTGATCGACAACGACGTCGCGATCGACGACGCCCGCGAGCGGATCGAGGAGAACGCGCTCGAGCTGCTCGGCCTGCAGTCGCCGGTCGCCGGTGACCTTCGGGTCGTCGTCGCCGCCCTGCGGATGATCGCCGACCTCGAGCGGATGGGCGACCTCTCCGTCCACGTCGCCAAGATCGCCAGGCTGCGTACGCCGAACAAGGCTGTTCCCGAGCTGGCCCACCAGACCATCGCCAAGATGGCGGAGGTGGCCGAGCAGATGGTCGACCGCACCTGCCAGATCCTCCGCGACCGCGACGTCTCCGCGGCCCAGGACCTCGTCGCCGACGACGACGAGATGGACCGGCTGCGCCGCAAGTCGTTCGCCGAGCTGCTCGGCCAGGACTGGGACGCGGGCGTCGAGGCGGCCGTCGACGTCGCCCTGCTGGGCCGCTACTACGAGCGCATCGCCGACCACTCCGTGACGGTCGCCAACCGGGTCGTCTTCGTCGTCACCGGCAAGACCCCCGCCGACTCCTGACCCGTCGAGTCGGCTCGTCCTGACACGAAAACGCGTCGAGTCGGCTCGTCACAACGAGCCGACTCGACGATTCGTGCGTGGTCTTGGCTACTGCTTGCCCTGGTTGGCGACTGCCTCGGCGGCGGCCGCTGCGGCCTCGGGGTCGAGGTAGGTGCCGCCGGCGACGACCGGGCGGAGCGACTCGTCGAGCTCGTAGACCAGCGGCTGGCCGGTGGGGATGTTGAGCTTGGCGATGTCGGTCTCGGAGATGTCGTCGAGGTGCTTGACCAGCGCGCGCAGGCTGTTTCCGTGGGCGGTGACCAGCACCGTCTTGCCGGCCTCGAGGTCGGGCACGATGGCCGACTCCCAGTAGGGGATCATCCGGGCCACGACGTCCTTGAGGCACTCGGTGGCCGGCACCTCGATGTCCGCGTAGCGCGGGTCATCGGCCTGGGAGAACTCCGAGTCGGCCTCGATCGGCGGCGGCGGTACGTCGTAGGAGCGGCGCCAGAGCTGGAACTGCTCCTCGCCGAACTTCTTCAGCGTCTCGGACTTGTTCTTGCCCTGCAGCGCGCCGTAGTGACGCTCGTTGAGGCGCCAGTCGCGCCGCACCGGGATCCAGTGACGACCGGCGGTGTCGAGCGCGATGTTGGCGGTGTTGATCGCACGGCGCAGCAGGCTCGTGTGGACCAAGTCGGGAAGCAGCTCCGCCTCGCCCAGCAACTTGCCGCCGTTGACGGCCTCGGCCCGACCCTTGTCGGTGAGGTCGACGTCGACCCAGCCGGTGGAGAGGTTGAGCGCGTTCCAGTCGCTCTCGCCGTGACGCAGCAGGACGAGCTTGTAGGTCATCAGTGCGCTTCCTCGGCGCCCGGAAGGGCAGCCTCGGGGAACTCGCAGGAGTAGGGGTCCTGGCTGGCGGCGTGCTCGCCCTCCGCGTGCTCGCCCTCGGCCTGAGCGCCCTCGGCCTGAGCGCCCTCGGCCTGAGCGCCCTCGGAAGCGGCGCCCTCGGACTCGGTGGGAGCGTCGGCCGGAAGGGTCGAGGCCTCCTCGGTGCCCTCACCGGCGGTGCCCTCGTCGGCAGTGCCCTGCTTGCCCGCGTTCTTGCCCTTCTTGGCGGGCTTCTCGGCCTTGTCGGTGGCCGCGACGACGTCGAGGTAGGTGCCGCACTGGGAGACCACCGGGATCGAGATGGTCTTCGGGTCGCCCTCGGAGAAGGTGAAGGTCATCGGGATGCTGTCGCCCGGCTTGAAGTCGCCGGTGACCGCGATGCCACCGATGGCGGGGTCGGCG
The sequence above is drawn from the Nocardioides albertanoniae genome and encodes:
- a CDS encoding sensor histidine kinase, whose translation is MDSTTQAFLAALLGAVVAGAAVLAWAMSERSRRRTPDADPPKVPSEVAAVLSVLRSSAVVVDEDDTVLKASAPAYALGLVRGTSLVSPELSELVHGVRRDGQIRETELVISRANGASRHVTARVAPLGTRLCLALVEDRTRERRVEAVRRDFVANVSHELKTPVGAIRVLADAVTEASGDPDAVRRFSNRMITESERLTALVQQIIELSRLQGDEPLETPVAVDVDKVIASSVDSSTVDAEAKNINVVSAGTAGLHVFGNEEQVLAAVTNLVSNAVAYSEPGSTVTVSTRATDGSVEIAVVDQGIGIPSTEIDRIFERFYRVDPARHRSTGGTGLGLSIVKHVAATHGGEVKVWSQEGQGSTFTLTLPQHLPTAGQTGTSKEERP
- the phoU gene encoding phosphate signaling complex protein PhoU; amino-acid sequence: MRAAFHDDLDAIFTDLTSVCELVSVAVRDATAALLEARSDLAEQVIDNDVAIDDARERIEENALELLGLQSPVAGDLRVVVAALRMIADLERMGDLSVHVAKIARLRTPNKAVPELAHQTIAKMAEVAEQMVDRTCQILRDRDVSAAQDLVADDDEMDRLRRKSFAELLGQDWDAGVEAAVDVALLGRYYERIADHSVTVANRVVFVVTGKTPADS
- a CDS encoding phosphoglyceromutase, whose product is MTYKLVLLRHGESDWNALNLSTGWVDVDLTDKGRAEAVNGGKLLGEAELLPDLVHTSLLRRAINTANIALDTAGRHWIPVRRDWRLNERHYGALQGKNKSETLKKFGEEQFQLWRRSYDVPPPPIEADSEFSQADDPRYADIEVPATECLKDVVARMIPYWESAIVPDLEAGKTVLVTAHGNSLRALVKHLDDISETDIAKLNIPTGQPLVYELDESLRPVVAGGTYLDPEAAAAAAEAVANQGKQ